ACTAAGGTCAAACGCAGGGACCAAATCCCGGGATAGCTGACAGGTAAACCACGCCAACCCTAGCCACGCTGGTTCTGAACCTGGCTGTTCAGACTTCGGTGGCGATTTGGGGCGCTTTATTCCTGCCGATCCGGCATAAAGATGGCGCTGATGGGAATCTGCGACGCGCAGCGTACCCATACCTGCCACTGCCGTAACGGCTTGGCGATTCGCGGCGACGACGACATTGCGTGTCACGGTGGCGATGGTATTGATGATGCTGCGCATGACGAAGCTCCCTTCGGCGCGAGACAAGGGTGCACTAGCTTAAAGTGCCCTGCTCACGAGAGAAACAAAAAAACGAAAACGACTCCTGAGTAAGGACTTAGATCCAAAACTCGCTAGAACGACTATTAGCAAAGGCGACTGCGGGCCTGCAAAGCCCAGCGATCCCTCGACCAGCATTCCTCAGCCACGCCTGACTGTTTCCATTCAGCCTGTGGCCAGCAAAAATTGGCTACTTCCCCTCACAAACCAACACAATATTACCAACCGGGAACAAAAACGGCAAATTCAACCACCGCATCCGGCGGGCGAACCGTCTCCGCTCCCAGTTCCTGACAGCTTAGACGCCCTTGGAACCAGAAGGTTCGCGGGCCTCACAAAAAATATATCGTCTTTTTTGCGAAGCCGGCTTCCTAGTACTTTTTCGAGTTCTCGGGCCTTCCTCAGCCTCCAATCGGCGTCTTTCGCTACGATAGAGAGGCCTGAGCAAGCTGATTTATTCCAAACATTAATCCTCGGCGCAGGAACCTTTTTCGATGCCGATAGAGTTTGACTGCCCAACTTGCCAAACACGAATTCGCACGCCCGACACGGCTGCCGGCAAGCAAGCTCGCTGTCCGCGCTGCCAAACAATTGCTGTGGTCCCCTCAAGTTCGAATCTGCCGCCACTGCCAGGTTCGGTCTTCCATAGTCCACCGCTAGCAGGGTCATCATCCGGGCCACTGGAGGCGGTGCTCGAACCAACGAACTCACCGAATCCTTCAAACGCCTGGCTGCCGCCGCCTGGGGCCTTTGCTCCCGTCGGCACCTCGCAACCAGCTATGTTCACTCCGGGCCTACCACCTGTCAGTGCCAATCCGTTTGGTGACTTACCCGCCGGTTCCGCGGCACCAAGCAATATCCAGAATCCGTATGCTTCGCCAACAGGTTATGTTGCTCAGCAGGCGCAGCTGTCAACTGACGAAGTGCGCAGCAAGTTGCTGGGTCCAGCCATTGGGATTTCGCTCAGCGCCGTTCTATCGCTGGGATTCACCTTGCTCATGACGATCATGTTGGCAGCGGATGAGTCGTTCCGGGATGAATTTCAAGGCGAGAATGCGGCAGAAACAGCTGGCGCTTATTTTGCGGCAATCATGATGTTCGCCTTCGCGGTCCTCCCTCCGCTGGTTTCGTTGGTGGGCGCGTATGCGATGTTTCGCGGCCGGGGTTTAGTCGCCGCCTGGATTGGGGCGTTCGCGACGTTGATTCCCTGCACTCCCTGCTTTTTCATCGGGGCCATATTCGCGGTCTGGGGGATGATCGCCCTCGCCGATTCGCGAGTCAGTAAGGGGATGCTCTAAAACATGGCCACACTGCGCTCGATTCAAGTTGCCCTGCCTCAGAATTACGGCAACGCAGGCGCGCATGACGAACACGATCGCCCTTGGACAACGGCCTTCTTCAAACTACCCGTTACGGGCCCGCAGCAGGTAGGCGAATTAGGAATCGCCGGCGATGGGCAGGCGGACTTGCGGTTTCATGGAGGGCCCGACAAAGCTGTCCTCGCTTACTCAGCTGACCACTTTCCCCGCTGGCAAACCGAGATTCCACACATTAAGTGGACTTGGGGTGCCTTTGGCGAGAATCTCACCATTGAAGGCTGCGACGAAACGAACGTCTGCATCGGCGATGTCTGGCAACTGGGCGGAGTTCAATTCGAAGTCTCGCAGCCGCGGCAACCCTGTTGGAAACTCTCTCGCCGTTGGCGAATCAGCGATCTCGCCAGGCAAGTCACTCACAACGGCCGCAGCGGTTGGTATGTACGGGTGTTGCAACCGGGTGAGATTGAAGCCGGACAAGAAGTGTTGTTGCTCAGTCGGCCATTTCCCGAGTGGACAGTAGCACGCGCGAGCCAGATCATGCACCACGAAAAGCAGAATCTGGCGGCTGCCGAAGAGCTAAGCAATTTGCCGCAGCTGGCGGAGTCTTGGCGCGAGACATTTCGCGAGCGCGTCGCAAAACGTCGTTCTCATTAGATTATTCTTCGGTCAGATTGACGTCGCTCGAATCGAGATCGACCACCTCGTAGTCGCTTTCGCCCAGCACTTCATGATCTTCGTCGTTCCCTTCGTCGAACACCGCGCCAACATCCGTGTCGTCCTCGGGCACCACATTCTGCCGACTCTTCTGCGGCCGGCCACTGGCGAGATCTTCTTCCGGCGCTTCACGCCCGCGCAGCCGCTGTTCGCGCCGTTGCAGATAGAGCTTGATCGGCACTTCGCCAAAGTCCAACTGATCGCGCAGATAGCCGAGCAAATACCGCCGATACGAGGGCGGGAATGCACTCGGCTCGTTGCACATCAACACGATGGTGGGCGGCTGCGTGCTGACTTGGGTGGCGAAGTAAATCTTGGGCCGTAGCAAACCTTGCAGCGGCGGCGGATGCGAATCGAGCGCGTCGCGTAGCATCTGGTTCAGCTTGGCCGTCGACACTCGCTGCAGTGACTGCTTGAACAGCATTTGTGCGTGATTGAGCAGCGCCTTCACATTCTTGCCGGTCTGGCCCGTGATGAAGGCGATCGGCACGTGCCACATGGTCGAGAACGTATCGCGCAGATAATCGACCCATTTTTCGGTCGGCATCTGGCCGTAGAGCAAGTCCCACTTGTTCACGACAAAGATGCACGGTCGATAATTATCGGCAATGTATTTGCATAGCTGCTTGTCGACTTTGCTCAGTCGCTGCGAGCAATCGAAAAACAGCAGCACCACATCGGCCCGGCGAATGCTCCGCTGAGCGCGGTGAGTGCTATAAAAATCGATATCGGTCTTCACGCTCTTGCTGCGTTTGAGGCCCGGCGTATCGATGGCCATGAACGTCTTGCCGTCGAGTTCGAACCGCACATCGACGCTGTCGCGCGTGGTGCCGGGAACTTCGCTGACGATGCACCGTTCGGCACGAGCCAACGTATTCACGAACGTGCTCTTGCCGGTGTTGCGACGGCCGACAATGGCCATCTTCATCATCGGCTCTTCGATTTCTTCTTCCTCGGATGTCTGCGGAGGGAGACGCTCGAGAATCATCCGCAGCAGTTCTTCTTGATGACGATTCTGCTGCGTGCTGACCTTGATGATTTTGCCGCGGCCCAGTTTGTAAAACTCGTCGGCCTGCGAATCGAGCGATTCCGCATCAGCCTTGTTGGCAACCAAGATAATCGGCTTGTCGATATACCGCAGCCGCCGGGCGACTTCTTCATCGAGCGGAACTAGACCCGTGCGGGTATCGCAGACGAATAGCACGACGTCGGCCGTCTCCAGGCCGGTTTCGATTTGGGCTTCGATCTCTTTGGTGAGATTGTCGCAGTCTTCGATGCCGATTCCGCCGGTATCGACCAGTTCGAAAAACCGCCCCCCCGCTTCCATCAAATAGACGATGCGATCGCGCGTCACGCCGGCGTGGTCGTCGACAATCGAAATGCGACGACCGGCGAGCCAGTTGAGCAGGCTCGACTTGCCGACATTCGGCCGACCGACAATCACAACCTGGGGGACGGGCATGGGGGCGTAAACCGTTCGAATCGCGGAGAGGTCAAGGACAAGATAACGTTGTATGATACTCCAGAGCAGGCCGATTCGAAATGGCCGCCGCGCGAAACACTCTGCCAAAAACGGATGGATAACGATGACGCAACTCGCACCGTACAGGCAAACGTGGCTTGCTGGAGCAATCATGCTGGCGTGGGCGGGGATTGCCGCCGCACAGACTGAAACATCGACGGCGAGTGCTCCGCTTTTACCAGCCGAGGCCCTGACGAAGTTTCAGCTCGCGGAACCCGATCTGCAGATTGAACTAGCTGCCGCTGAGCCGGACGTGATCGATCCGGTGGCGATCCGTTTTGATGAGCGCGGGCGAATGTGGGCCGTGGAAATGCGCGATTACCCGCTCGGTCCTCCGGTGGGAGACAAGCCACTATCGCGCATCCGCGTGCTGGAAGATCGGGATGCTGACGGCCGGTTTGAAACGGGAACCACCTTCGCCGAAGGTCTTTCGTTCGTAACCGGTTTGCAACCTTGGCGCGGTGGCGTGATTGTGACACTGGCCGGACGAATTGCCTGGATGAAAGACAGCGACGGCGACGGCAAGGTCGATATCGACGAAACCTGGTTCACAGGCTTCGCGGAGCAGAACTCGCAGCTCCGTGCGAATCATCCGCGGCTGGCGCTCGACAACCATGTGTATGTCGCGAACGGGCTGCGGGGCGGAGTTGTCGTGAACAAGCGACTGCCGGACGAGAAGCCCATCGATCTGCGCGGACGTGATTTCCGTTTCGATCCGCTCACCGGCAAGGCTGAGGCGATCTCCGGTAACGGCCAATTTGGCATGTGCTTCGACGATTGGGGAAATCGCTTCACCTGCACCAACCGCAATCCGGTAATTCACGTCGTGCTGGAAGATCGCTATCTCAAACTCGCGCCGAAGATCCCAATCGCTGCCGTCGTGCAAGATGTGGCCGCCGCGGGTGAGAAGTCGAAGGTTTTTCCGATCAGCCGTGCCTGGACCACTTCGAACTTGCACGCGGGAACCTTCACCGCTGCGTGCG
Above is a window of Anatilimnocola aggregata DNA encoding:
- a CDS encoding MOSC domain-containing protein: MATLRSIQVALPQNYGNAGAHDEHDRPWTTAFFKLPVTGPQQVGELGIAGDGQADLRFHGGPDKAVLAYSADHFPRWQTEIPHIKWTWGAFGENLTIEGCDETNVCIGDVWQLGGVQFEVSQPRQPCWKLSRRWRISDLARQVTHNGRSGWYVRVLQPGEIEAGQEVLLLSRPFPEWTVARASQIMHHEKQNLAAAEELSNLPQLAESWRETFRERVAKRRSH
- the der gene encoding ribosome biogenesis GTPase Der, which gives rise to MPVPQVVIVGRPNVGKSSLLNWLAGRRISIVDDHAGVTRDRIVYLMEAGGRFFELVDTGGIGIEDCDNLTKEIEAQIETGLETADVVLFVCDTRTGLVPLDEEVARRLRYIDKPIILVANKADAESLDSQADEFYKLGRGKIIKVSTQQNRHQEELLRMILERLPPQTSEEEEIEEPMMKMAIVGRRNTGKSTFVNTLARAERCIVSEVPGTTRDSVDVRFELDGKTFMAIDTPGLKRSKSVKTDIDFYSTHRAQRSIRRADVVLLFFDCSQRLSKVDKQLCKYIADNYRPCIFVVNKWDLLYGQMPTEKWVDYLRDTFSTMWHVPIAFITGQTGKNVKALLNHAQMLFKQSLQRVSTAKLNQMLRDALDSHPPPLQGLLRPKIYFATQVSTQPPTIVLMCNEPSAFPPSYRRYLLGYLRDQLDFGEVPIKLYLQRREQRLRGREAPEEDLASGRPQKSRQNVVPEDDTDVGAVFDEGNDEDHEVLGESDYEVVDLDSSDVNLTEE